One window of Cryobacterium arcticum genomic DNA carries:
- a CDS encoding LacI family DNA-binding transcriptional regulator, producing MVGIDEVARRAGVSTATVSRALSGNGHVSPATRLKVKAAALELGYVVSSNASSLASGRMKNIGVVVPFLNRWFFSSVVEGAQKALLQNGYDLTLYNLTGGGDERRSVFEHFLLRQRVDAVIAISLELTESEVARLHALGKPLVGVGGPISGVRTLTIDDVAVSRLATEHLLALGHTRIAHIGGNKDFDLDFHLPTNRRFGYEAALDGAGIGLSAELFQPADFTIRGGYRAAKQLLGSPHDRPTAIFAASDEMAIGSILAARDLGLVVPRDVSVIGVDDHELADFFGLSTIAQFPQGQGAKAVEILMDQLHPGKHDQAALNTPMPFELIVRSSTARPGG from the coding sequence ATGGTCGGCATCGACGAGGTCGCCCGCCGCGCGGGCGTCTCCACCGCCACGGTTTCGCGCGCCCTGAGCGGCAACGGCCACGTGTCTCCGGCCACCCGGTTGAAGGTCAAGGCCGCCGCGCTCGAGCTGGGTTATGTGGTCTCGTCCAACGCGTCGAGCCTGGCGTCGGGGCGCATGAAGAACATCGGCGTCGTCGTACCGTTCCTCAACCGCTGGTTCTTCTCCAGCGTCGTCGAGGGCGCCCAGAAGGCGTTGCTGCAGAACGGCTACGACCTCACCCTCTACAACCTCACCGGCGGCGGCGACGAACGCCGCAGCGTGTTCGAGCACTTCCTGTTGCGCCAGCGAGTGGATGCCGTCATCGCGATCTCTCTCGAACTCACCGAGAGCGAGGTGGCCAGGCTGCACGCCCTGGGCAAGCCGCTGGTGGGCGTGGGCGGTCCGATCTCCGGGGTGCGCACCCTCACGATCGACGATGTGGCGGTGTCCAGGCTCGCCACCGAGCATCTGCTCGCGCTCGGCCACACCCGCATCGCGCACATCGGCGGCAACAAGGACTTCGACCTCGACTTCCACCTGCCCACGAACCGGCGCTTCGGCTACGAGGCCGCCCTGGACGGCGCCGGGATCGGGCTGTCGGCCGAGCTGTTCCAGCCGGCCGACTTCACCATCCGCGGCGGCTACCGGGCCGCCAAGCAGTTGCTCGGCAGCCCGCACGACCGCCCGACGGCGATCTTCGCGGCCTCCGACGAAATGGCGATCGGCAGCATCCTGGCCGCCCGCGACCTGGGCCTGGTGGTACCACGGGACGTCTCGGTCATCGGCGTCGACGACCACGAGCTGGCGGACTTCTTCGGCCTGAGCACCATCGCCCAGTTCCCGCAGGGCCAGGGGGCCAAGGCCGTGGAGATCCTGATGGACCAGCTGCACCCGGGCAAGCACGACCAGGCGGCGTTGAACACGCCGATGCCGTTCGAGCTCATCGTGCGTTCGAGCACCGCCCGCCCCGGCGGCTGA
- a CDS encoding inositol monophosphatase family protein, which produces MTTAATAELLVLAQETATVAGELARLRRAEGVEIAASKSSPEDVVTLADRETEALIRGLLADARPDDGFYGEESTATNGTSGLTWVVDPIDGTVNYLYGIPFYGVSIAVVEGDADPATWTALAGAVRNPAIDELFSARAGHGAHLNGRRLQVASGVPLSLALFGTGFSYDSARRTRQAQVLQGLIHEVRDVRRMGAASLDLCGVAAGRLDLYYERGLKPWDHAAGALVAAEAGARVGAFGDDREGQSLLIAAAPDLYRTAEPLLTELFQDFMADDDI; this is translated from the coding sequence ATGACCACTGCAGCCACCGCCGAACTGCTCGTCCTCGCCCAGGAGACCGCCACGGTCGCCGGGGAGCTGGCGCGCCTCCGCCGCGCCGAGGGCGTGGAGATCGCCGCATCCAAGTCGTCCCCGGAGGACGTGGTGACCCTGGCCGACCGCGAGACCGAGGCCCTCATCCGCGGCCTGCTGGCGGATGCGCGACCCGACGACGGCTTCTACGGCGAGGAGTCCACCGCCACCAATGGCACGTCGGGCCTCACCTGGGTTGTCGACCCCATCGACGGCACCGTCAACTACCTCTACGGCATCCCGTTCTACGGTGTGAGCATCGCCGTGGTCGAGGGCGACGCCGACCCGGCCACCTGGACGGCCCTGGCCGGCGCGGTGCGCAACCCCGCCATCGACGAGCTGTTCTCGGCGCGCGCCGGCCACGGTGCTCACCTCAACGGACGCCGCCTCCAGGTGGCCAGCGGAGTGCCGCTGTCGCTGGCCCTGTTCGGAACCGGCTTCTCGTACGACTCGGCCCGACGCACCCGGCAGGCGCAGGTACTGCAGGGCCTCATCCACGAGGTGCGCGACGTGCGCCGGATGGGCGCCGCCTCCCTCGATCTGTGCGGGGTGGCGGCCGGCCGGCTCGACCTCTATTACGAGCGTGGCCTGAAGCCATGGGACCACGCCGCCGGCGCTCTCGTCGCCGCAGAGGCCGGCGCCCGGGTCGGTGCGTTCGGTGACGACCGTGAAGGCCAGAGCCTTCTCATCGCGGCCGCCCCGGATCTCTACCGCACGGCCGAACCGCTGCTGACCGAACTTTTCCAGGATTTTATGGCCGACGACGACATATGA
- a CDS encoding M23 family metallopeptidase, producing MSRHSPFSDASAPDSSDPSQDDELSPFPAPSNTPQPVLTRREQRELERRLAEDASPAQDAPAAGHESTDFVAAGAAELTPEALLVVDAELDEPHVESVVVREADLVLPAEPAYEQLPTDVSPNTTTTSIPLPSRAALRAQLRAAQAKDEATPTVTAVPAAQAPQESPEAERVLPEFVPRTRALPAPVKRTPVSTRSGHHRMRMLAARSGSIVAMTFVALMAVATSIPADALLSSSDVQAAAHQAQKPADGGPAQVINLASGTDTITVEQDSFESKSIAEVAAASGIRLEADFTNNPNGTIQWPFAVGVHVGDQFGYRNCAGCSVNHGGQDFNPGLGAPIQSIADGVVSYAEDGEGSLGVHMVIDHMINGELVSSVYAHMIHGSMLLKTGDVVKVGQVIGQVGSTGMSTGPHLHFEIRLGGINGTKVDPLVWLRANTN from the coding sequence TTGTCACGTCACTCCCCGTTCTCGGATGCCTCCGCGCCCGACTCGAGTGACCCCTCACAAGACGACGAATTGTCGCCGTTCCCGGCTCCGTCGAACACCCCGCAGCCGGTGCTGACCCGCCGCGAACAGCGCGAACTCGAGCGCCGACTGGCCGAAGACGCCTCCCCCGCTCAGGACGCCCCGGCCGCAGGCCACGAATCCACCGACTTTGTTGCCGCCGGCGCCGCAGAGCTCACGCCCGAGGCGCTTCTCGTTGTCGACGCCGAGCTGGACGAGCCGCATGTCGAGTCCGTCGTCGTGCGCGAAGCGGATCTCGTCCTCCCCGCGGAGCCGGCCTACGAGCAGCTCCCCACCGACGTGTCGCCGAACACCACGACGACCTCGATCCCACTGCCCTCCCGCGCGGCCCTGCGCGCCCAGCTGCGCGCCGCGCAGGCGAAGGATGAGGCCACGCCCACCGTCACCGCCGTTCCGGCCGCACAGGCGCCCCAGGAGTCGCCCGAGGCCGAGCGGGTGTTGCCCGAGTTCGTGCCGCGCACCCGTGCGCTGCCGGCCCCGGTCAAGCGCACTCCCGTGTCCACCCGTTCCGGACACCACCGCATGCGCATGCTCGCCGCCCGCAGCGGATCGATCGTCGCCATGACTTTCGTGGCACTGATGGCCGTGGCCACCTCGATCCCCGCCGACGCCCTGCTGTCCTCCAGCGACGTGCAGGCCGCGGCGCACCAGGCGCAGAAGCCCGCCGACGGCGGCCCTGCCCAGGTCATCAACCTCGCCAGCGGTACGGACACCATCACGGTGGAGCAGGACAGCTTCGAATCCAAGTCCATCGCCGAAGTGGCCGCGGCCAGCGGCATCCGCCTCGAGGCTGACTTCACCAACAACCCGAACGGCACCATCCAGTGGCCGTTCGCGGTGGGTGTGCACGTCGGCGACCAGTTCGGCTACCGCAACTGCGCCGGCTGCTCGGTCAACCACGGCGGCCAGGACTTCAACCCCGGCCTCGGGGCTCCTATCCAGTCGATCGCCGACGGCGTCGTCAGCTACGCCGAGGACGGCGAAGGCAGCCTGGGCGTGCACATGGTCATCGACCACATGATCAACGGCGAACTGGTATCCAGCGTCTACGCGCACATGATCCACGGGTCGATGTTGCTGAAGACCGGCGACGTCGTGAAGGTCGGTCAGGTCATCGGCCAGGTCGGCTCCACGGGCATGTCGACCGGCCCGCACCTGCACTTCGAGATCCGCCTCGGCGGCATCAACGGCACCAAGGTGGACCCGCTGGTCTGGCTCCGCGCCAACACCAACTAG
- a CDS encoding GTP pyrophosphokinase yields the protein MTDQDAEWPTDLRALRTELTRFMMSYKFATDEMMTKVNILKEEFSAIHDYSPIEHVSHRLKSPEGILKKATRKGYPMHLEGIRENIQDIAGIRITCSFISDTYRVLEMLTSQQDITVLQVKDYIKNPKPNGYKSLHLIVAIPVFMSDRVQPVTVEVQIRTVAMDFWASLEHKIFYKYDGAVPAALVGELKQAADVAHRLDVDMERLHDQVVSLGTVAEPVAQRELQSAPNGADGMPFPLPRSLLEAFLAKAV from the coding sequence GTGACGGACCAGGACGCCGAATGGCCGACCGACCTCCGAGCACTCCGGACCGAGCTGACTCGCTTCATGATGTCGTACAAGTTCGCGACCGACGAGATGATGACCAAGGTCAACATTCTCAAGGAAGAGTTCAGTGCGATCCATGACTACAGCCCGATCGAGCACGTCAGCCACCGGCTGAAGTCGCCCGAGGGCATCCTCAAGAAGGCCACCCGCAAGGGCTACCCGATGCACCTCGAGGGCATCCGGGAGAACATCCAGGACATCGCGGGCATCCGGATCACCTGCAGCTTCATCTCAGACACCTATCGGGTACTGGAGATGCTGACCAGCCAGCAGGACATCACGGTGCTGCAGGTCAAGGACTACATCAAGAACCCGAAGCCGAACGGCTACAAGAGCCTGCACCTGATCGTGGCTATTCCGGTCTTCATGTCCGACCGGGTGCAGCCCGTGACCGTCGAAGTGCAGATCCGCACCGTGGCGATGGACTTCTGGGCCAGCCTGGAACACAAGATCTTCTACAAGTACGACGGGGCGGTGCCGGCCGCCCTCGTGGGCGAGCTCAAACAGGCCGCGGATGTGGCCCACCGGCTGGACGTGGACATGGAGCGCCTGCACGACCAGGTGGTGTCGCTGGGCACCGTCGCCGAGCCGGTGGCGCAGCGCGAGCTTCAGTCCGCACCCAACGGAGCCGACGGCATGCCGTTCCCGCTGCCCCGCTCGTTGCTCGAGGCGTTCCTGGCCAAGGCCGTCTGA